In Candidatus Kapaibacterium thiocyanatum, the DNA window GGCCTGTTTCACTCCATCCATTGCGGCCGCTGCCGAAGCCGATTCAGTCCGCAGTCAACGCGATACGATCCGTATCTATTCGGTGCCGAGCATGACCGTCACCACGCTCCGTGCGCGAGAACGGCAGACGCCCGTCGTCTTCAGCGAGATCACCCGGGCGGACCTCGATCTCTCCCATACGGTGAACGATCTGCCGAAGCTGCTGGCCGACATGCCGTCGACGATGTTCTATTCCGAGAACGGCAACGCCGTAGGCTACAGTAATCTGTCCATCCGGGGCTTCGATCAGCGCCGCATCGCCGTTCTGGTGAATGGTATTCCGCAGAACGATCCCGAAGACCACAACGTCTACTGGATCAACTTTCCCGATCTCGCGAGCAACGTCGAGAACATCCAGGTCCAGCGCGGTGCCGGGATGGTCAACTACGGAGCCGCCGCCATCGGCGGCAGCGTGAACCTCACCACGTCGAACTTCGCGAGCCAGCGCCAGGTCAAGATCACGACCGGTGTGGGCTGGCAGGAAGGCCTGCCGTCGGCACAGAATACCGTCGATCCCTTCACGCGCAGTGTCCAGCCGGCCCTTGCGAAGTATTCGCTGGAAGTATCGTCGGGAATGATCGACCGCTATGCCGTCTACGGCCGTATCTCGCGCATCAACTCGCAAGGCTATCGTGACCAGTCGTTCTCCGAACTCACCAGCTGGTTCTTCAGCGCGGCCCGTTTCGACGATCATGTGACGACGCAGATCAACGTCTTCGGCGGGCCTGTCGCGGATGGCCTGGCCTATACGGGACTTCCGAAGGAATGGGCGCTCGATCCAATCCTGCGTCGCCGGAATCTCAGCGACTTCGGCTACGAAGCCGACGGCCGCACGTTGTCCTATACGGCCACGCGCCGGCCACAGGAAGTGGAGAACTTCTCGCAGCCCCACTATGAATTGCTGAACGACTGGGATATCGCCGAGGGCCTCACCTTCAAGTCGTCGCTGTTCTACTACTCCGGTGAAGGCTTCTTCGACTACGATGCTTCCTGGGCCTCGGCCAGCTCCTTCGGTATCGACCCGACGAAGGCTCCCGGCTTCGCCAACGCCATCGTACGGGCCAACGTCGACAATCGTCATGGGGGCTGGATCCCGCGTATCGTGTGGGACAATGCCTACGGCCAGTTGACCGCCGGTGCCGAGTTCCGCATCCATCGCAGCGATCACTGGGGCAAGATCCGCTATGCAGAAGGTCTCCCCGAAGGCTACGATCCGGATGCCAAGTTCTATTCGTACAATGGCGCCCGCGACGTGATCTCCGGCTTCGCACGTCAGGTATGGGCCGTGGCCGACGACTTCACGGTGAACACCGAACTCCAGGTGGTATCGCATCGATACAATCTCTCCAATGAACGTCGTAACGGCGAATTCACGCAGTATGACGGCGTCGACGGAGTCGTGGGCAACGGCGGCGACCTCTTCAACGTCCATTACCTCTTCGCCAATCCGCGCATCGGCGCCAACTGGAACATCAACGAAGAACAGAATGCCTTCGTCGCAGTGGCCTATACGTCACGCGAGCCTCGCCGCAACAACCTCTATGCGGCATCCGATTCGTGGTACGGTCCTACGCCCCGCTTCGCCGTCGATACGACGGGCGGCGTCACACGCTACGATTTCAGCAAGCCCCTCGTCAAGCCCGAGCACATGCTCGATATCGAAGCGCAGTGGGCGATCGCCGTCGGACGCTTCAAGGGCAGCGTGACCGGATACTACATGAACTTCACCGACGAGCTCGTGAAGAACGGCCAGCGTGACATCTTCGGTCTGCCCATCGAAGGCAACGCCCCGCGCACCGTGCACATGGGCCTGGAGTTCCAGGCCTCGGCCATGGTGCTGTCGTCCGCCTCCGCGGGTGCACTGCAGGTATGGGGTAATCTTTCGATCAGCCGGAACAGGATCGTGGACTTCACCTTCGTCACGGACGCTTCGACGATGTCGCTGAAGGACAATCCGATCGCCGGTTTTCCGGATCTGCTCGCCAATGTCGGGCTCACGTATTCCGTCGGCGATCTCCGTGCGATCGCCACGTTGAAGCATATGGGCAGGATGTATACCGATAACTTCGGTGATCGTAACCGTTCGGAAGAATACCGGACGATGGTGCTGAATGCCACCGGTTATGACGATAACCTGATCGATGCCGCGACGGTCGTGAACCTCAACGCATCGTATGCGATACTGAAGTCCGTACGGCTGAATATTCAGGTCAACAACCTCTTCGATCATCGCTACATCGCCGGCGGAAACGGCAAGGAATTCTTCCCGGCGGCACAACGAAATATCTTCGTCGGTGCGGAGCTTGTCCTCTAGGCGTATATTCGCGCCCTATGAAGAGACACTCCATTCCCGTGACGGCACAATGTGCCTACGAAGGTCCCAACGGTCGTTGCAAGCGTATGACGACGATTACCCATCCGTACTGCGGCAAGCATACGCAGGACGTATACGGACTGAAGGTCGCGAAGAGCAATATCCCGGGCGCAGGTCTGGGATTGTTCGCCCTGCGTCCCTTCGCTCTGGGAGAACATATCGTCGAATATTACGGCGAGAAGATGACGCAGAAGGAGTATAACCTCAAATACGACGACGACGCGCTCGGAGCCTACGGCATCGAGCTCAACAGCAGGTACGTCCTCGACGCTGCGAAGACGTCATGTGGTATCGCACGCTATGCGTGCGACTATCATGGCTCGCGCCGCAAGCCCAATGCGGAATACGTTTCCGACAAGGGGCGCATCTGGGTCGTCGCCGTCCGTCCGATCAAGGCCGGAGACGAGATCCTGACGGACTACGGAGATGAAATGCACAGGGCTCTAGGATTGAAGTAATGCCGCGAGGATCGGTCCGGGGCGTACTTCGCCCGATCTGAAGTGGAGAGCCTGACGACGAAGGTCGTTGAAGAAATAGGACAGGACAACCATGGTGCCGTGACGATCCGACAGCTCCATGCCGGTGATGTGAAAGCCGGCCTTGAGTTTCGGAACGATCACGGCATTGTTTGTCGCGGCATGCCGGCTGTAGGCGACCTGGAAGCCGTGTTCACCCAGGTTGCGCAGCACATGAGGTAGCAGGGCGGAGTAGAGACCTTTTCCCCGGTGCTCCCGCTCGATGGCCGTGTTGCACATGTAGAACCGCTCGGCATTCTCCTGGAATCCGTAGGTCCAGCCGATGAATCGGCGGCCATGGCGAATGGCCCATCGTATCGAATACATCGCAGGCATGTCCTGCGCCAGCTCGCGTTTCCGCTGACGCTCCTGCGCACTGAGCGCCGCTTCCGCATCGAATTCGAGGCTATGAGGAAACATCTCGGCACGGCGTTCGCGGAACAGTGCTCCGAACGTGGCCGGATCGACATCGACCAGCGTATATCCCGGCAGCAGACGGATCGTTTTCATGGTTACCAGTACCGTACGGTGAATGCGACCTTCGTCGAACGTCCCTTGTTGTCGAGACAGCTCACCTCGTGACGTCCCTTGCCCGGTTCGATGAAGACGACGCCCGACGAAGGAGCGGAGGTGAGGAAGACATCGTCAAGATACCAATAGACCGTCTCGACGTCGTTCATCGTTGCGCAACGCAATTGTAGCCTGGACTCGCCGTCGGTCTCGAGGATGTATTCCTTCCCGGGTAACGGGCTCACGATGCCGATGGTTCCATCGGTGAACATCCGTGTGCACGATGGATTGTGCGGAGGAGGGATGCGTACGGGAATGTTCTCACCGCGATAGAAGGCGAGGAGGGGAGGGGGTAGATCGGGATAGATGACGCGCCGATAGCCCGTCGGGGGGAGACACGAGGTGCAGTAACTCATGCGGCCGTCCGCGCTGATCGCCATCTCCCTGAGATGTTCGCACCGCTTGCCGCTGGAGACGCCGGGATGGTAGACGTCGATGATGCGGTCCTGACAGGAATCCGCCGGCAGAAGGCCCGTTACGCTGCAGACAAGGCGCTCGTCGAGTTCCTGCGGCATGGCCGTCCACCGGTCATCCTGCGAACGGTCGATGGTGTTGACGATGTCGAAGAGCAATGGCGTGGCGCTCGTCGATCCCGTGAGGTCCTGGACACCGTTGCCGCTGAAGTTGCCCACCCATACGCCGATCGTGTAGCGTCTGTTGTAGCCGATGCTCCACGCATCCCTGCGTCCGTACGAGGTGCCGGTCTTCCATGCGATCTTCGGTATGCGCGCTCCGGCCTCCACGCCGTTCGGAAGATCGGGCCGCGTGAGCTGCGTGAGGCTTTCGGTGACGATCCATGCGGCGCCCGGACTGAGCAGGCGTACGGTGTCGGACGATCGTGGGGTGCCGTGGATCCATCGCAGGGGACGTATCTCGCCTTCATGGGCGAGGCCCGCGTAGAGGCGGACGAGTTCGTCCAGACGCGTGCCGCATCCACCGAGGATGACGGACAGACCGAGGTCCTTCCTCTTCCGTCCGATCGACGTGCATCCTGCACGCGCCAGGGCATCGACGAAGGCCGCGACGCCCACCTGATGGAGCGTCGTCACGGCCGGTACGTTCAGCGAACGTGCCAGAGCCTGCTCCATCGATACGGCACCGTTGAAGTGGCGGTCGTAGTTCTCCGGTGCGTAGCCGTCATAGTTCACCGGGACGTCGGAAAGCATCGTCTTCGGTGTGAGCAGGCCGCGGTCGAAGGCCATGCCGTAGACGAAGGGCTTCAGCGTGGAACCCGGTGACCGTACGGCCCGTACTCCGTCTACCTGCCCCGAGTGCTCGACGTCGGTGGGGTCGGCGGAGCCGACGTAGGCCACGACATCCATCGTCCTGTTGTCCACGAC includes these proteins:
- a CDS encoding penicillin-binding protein 1C; this translates as MQDFRVVNALRSVINSRWGRRTLLVLSPLLLFLCWDLIVPFRTDIPYARAVTDVDGRVLTIFLSSDDKWRLPTELDDISEDLRMTIIYKEDKWFRWHPGVNPGALLRAAWNNVTTGKRTSGASTITMQVARLLNPKPRTWYNKVLEIVHSFQLELHHSKDEILRLYLNLVPYGGNIEGVKAASVLFFDKMPKRLSLGEITTLAIIPNRPTSLRLGAANGALQNERDRWLRLMYDDGEIGQDDYDDAVREPLVVRRIETPRKAWHLAVRLRQADPNAVTIRSTIRAEMQDQVETLAYNHIQRLRPYGIYNASVVVVDNRTMDVVAYVGSADPTDVEHSGQVDGVRAVRSPGSTLKPFVYGMAFDRGLLTPKTMLSDVPVNYDGYAPENYDRHFNGAVSMEQALARSLNVPAVTTLHQVGVAAFVDALARAGCTSIGRKRKDLGLSVILGGCGTRLDELVRLYAGLAHEGEIRPLRWIHGTPRSSDTVRLLSPGAAWIVTESLTQLTRPDLPNGVEAGARIPKIAWKTGTSYGRRDAWSIGYNRRYTIGVWVGNFSGNGVQDLTGSTSATPLLFDIVNTIDRSQDDRWTAMPQELDERLVCSVTGLLPADSCQDRIIDVYHPGVSSGKRCEHLREMAISADGRMSYCTSCLPPTGYRRVIYPDLPPPLLAFYRGENIPVRIPPPHNPSCTRMFTDGTIGIVSPLPGKEYILETDGESRLQLRCATMNDVETVYWYLDDVFLTSAPSSGVVFIEPGKGRHEVSCLDNKGRSTKVAFTVRYW